Proteins from a single region of Macrobrachium nipponense isolate FS-2020 chromosome 11, ASM1510439v2, whole genome shotgun sequence:
- the LOC135221235 gene encoding monocarboxylate transporter 14-like isoform X2: MLLSSLGPCFGILFSRYLLDHGASSVLTAWIFNVQLFIWHLMGPLVRPLSAEFGWRPVGLLGVLLCSTAIIFSAFSPTAPFLFFSFSLLSGVGGGLVVSMCYIIVPQYFNRRRGKANAIMMTGLCMGQILGAPFVRYLQDHQGFLGSTLIFGAIILNGCVGVAFFHPVDWHMQKTKADGDQSFPEDGLSPLMSARRNKMENGNNMAKYLVENAFSEQPCDRSVYDKTLCDTKDASGPVQKEMHSLNSFRSEDVTFQVKTATVVNAVSEKSRDVQVKVKISVPLKILMIVGRVARSTVSDLKILRNRRALIIAFGNMLCMNAYFNFVMMVPFAMQAANFTLQDSAWCITVMGIFNLLSRILISVVSDWPSFSMRFCCMTGYAILAIVIFAFPLMKEVTWLVFLMGVFGCGAAATISLLHLVMIQYMGVENLAPIFGSTCLLIGFGFPTFGPLIGFIRDWSGSYKASMWILSAMTAIAFVLWLVMPAAVLSDAKRVNKKSLSL, encoded by the exons ATGCTCTTAAGTTCTCTGGGTCCTTGTTTTGGGATTCTCTTTTCCCGGTACTTGTTGGATCATGGAGCCTCATCGGTCTTAACAGCCTGGATCTTCAACGTGCAGCTTTTCATATGGCATTTGATGGGTCCACTCGTGCGACCCCTGAGCGCAGAGTTCGGATGGCGTCCTGTGGGATTACTCGGCGTCCTCTTGTGCTCCACGGCCATCATATTTTCGGCCTTCAGTCCCACTGcaccctttctttttttctccttctcgTTACTGAGTG GTGTTGGAGGGGGCCTCGTTGTTAGTATGTGCTATATCATTGTTCCTCAGTATTTTAATCGTCGAAGAGGAAAGGCAAATGCTATCATGATGACAGGCTTATGCATGGGACAGATTCTAGGAGCACCCTTCGTGAGGTACCTTCAAGATCATCAGGGGTTCTTGGGCTCAACGCTAATTTTTGGAGCTATCATTCTGAATGGGTGTGTGGGAGTAGCATTCTTCCATCCAGTCGACTGGCATATGCAGAAAACCAAGGCAGATGGAGACCAATCCTTTCCTGAGGATGGGCTCAGTCCCTTGATGTCGGCGAGAAGAAATAAGATGGAGAATGGAAATAACATGGCCAAGTACCTTGTAGAAAATGCCTTTTCTGAACAACCCTGTGATAGGTCTGTTTATGACAAGACCCTTTGCGATACTAAAGATGCCAGCGGACCTGTTCAAAAGGAAATGCATTCACTGAATTCTTTTCGATCAGAAGATGTAACATTCCAAGTAAAAACGGCAACAGTGGTGAATGCTGTTAGTGAAAAGTCACGAGATGTTCAAGTCAAAGTGAAAATATCAGTACCCCTGAAAATTCTAATGATTGTAGGACGTGTGGCACGTTCTACAGTCAGTGACTTGAAGATCCTTCGAAACAGACGTGCCTTGATTATTGCTTTTGGTAACATGCTCTGCATGAATGCTTACTTCAACTTCGTCATGATGGTGCCGTTTGCAATGCAAGCGGCAAATTTCACTTTGCAAGACTCAGCCTGGTGTATAACTGTGATGGGCATTTTCAACCTCTTGTCAAGAATACTAATCTCGGTTGTGTCAGACTGGCCTAGCTTCAGCATGAGATTCTGCTGCATGACTGGTTACGCCATTCTGGCCATTGTTATATTCG CCTTCCCTCTAATGAAGGAGGTCACGTGGCTCGTATTCCTGATGGGCGTCTTCGGCTGCGGGGCAGCAGCTACGATCAGCCTCCTCCACTTGGTGATGATCCAGTACATGGGTGTCGAGAACCTAGCACCCATTTTCGGGTCCACCTGTCTACTTATTGGATTCGGTTTTCCTACCTTTGGTCCGCTCATAG gtttcatACGAGACTGGAGCGGAAGCTACAAAGCAAGCATGTGGATCCTCTCTGCTATGACGGCGATTGCCTTCGTGCTTTGGCTTGTCATGCCAGCTGCTGTGTTATCCGATGCGAAGAGAGTGAATAAGAAGAGCTTGAGTCTCTAA
- the LOC135221012 gene encoding monocarboxylate transporter 9-like isoform X1: MSATINHSTIREETDENGAHDIQLQQSEEDEARDTLLPETNEHKINNISSSSETGGGGCDSQRPRKTTAAPIKKASHSPKLVPPDGGWGWLVSAGAFINILLTCSVVPCFSIAFFYILVGFGATTATIGWIISIHSFLWNMVGPFTMPLVTEFGWRRVASVGVLWMSISLVISAYTPSAEFLFFSFSVLNGAGCGLTATAAFNIVPQYFLRRRGIANGIITGGISIGQIFVPPFVRFLQEEYSSKGALLILAAGTLNGLVGICFFHPVAWHKKYTSEEPEVTEADGTDTKSTRDGSSASSRHRRFSSSSENPTRHVTSNAERSSMHASSVSLAAGVSLQSFPDFEKKEEEKKEEEEEEEEEEELPQEPSRRKTSPLDSMIRVVRSLISNMKVMRSRRAFIINLGITFLLTSHVSFCTMLPFTVQAVGHSLQDASYAVSVMGACSLTARLVVNPMTDCAWFNMRMSYMASYAAISCVMLVFPFMTEIMWINVVMGCYGFTVGMNISLNNLVIIKFMGLENLPSVFGASQVFTGIGFLCAGPVTGIIRDVTQSYAVAIWILSFCVFCSFLLWFLMPAAIAYDQRQEAEQNQICAGKSA; encoded by the exons ATGTCAGCAACCATCAATCACAGTACGATCCGAGAGGAGACTGATGAGAATGGGGCTCATGATATACAACTGCAGCAGTCGGAGGAGGACGAAGCTCGTGATACTCTCCTGCCGGAAACGAACGAGCACAAGATAAACAATATCAGCAGTTCTTCAGAAACCGGTGGAGGTGGTTGTGATTCACAGCGTCCGCGGAAGACGACGGCTGCCCCAATTAAGAAGGCATCACATTCCCCAAAGCTTGTCCCTCCGGATGGCGGGTGGGGTTGGCTGGTGTCAGCAGGGGCCTTTATTAACATT CTTCTGACGTGCTCCGTCGTCCCGTGTTTCAGCATAGCCTTCTTCTACATCCTGGTGGGATTCGGAGCAACAACCGCAACCATAGGATGGATCATCAGCATCCACTCGTTCTTGTGGAACATGGTTGGGCCTTTCACCATGCCCCTCGTGACGGAGTTCGGCTGGAGAAGAGTGGCTAGCGTGGGGGTTCTGTGGATGTCCATCTCCTTGGTCATTTCCGCCTATACGCCCTCCGCTGagtttctcttcttctccttttccgtCTTAAATG GAGCAGGTTGTGGTTTAACGGCTACAGCAGCTTTCAACATCGTTCCTCAATATTTCCTTCGACGTCGAGGAATAGCAAATGGTATCATTACGGGCGGAATATCCATTGGGCAAATATTTGTCCCACCTTTCGTGCGATTTCTCCAGGAAGAATACAGCAGTAAGGGAGCGTTACTTATTCTTGCAGCTGGGACGCTTAACGGTCTTGTTGGGATTTGTTTCTTTCATCCTGTGGCTTGGCACAAAAAATACACTTCCGAAGAACCGGAAGTCACAGAGGCCGATGGAACCGACACGAAATCCACGAGAGACGGATCAAGCGCTTCATCACGCCACAGAAGATTTTCATCATCGTCCGAAAACCCCACGAGACACGTTACCTCAAATGCAGAGCGATCTTCTATGCACGCTTCCTCTGTAAGCTTAGCCGCAGGCGTTTCACTACAGTCTTTCCCAGATTtcgaaaaaaaggaggaggagaagaaggaggaggaggaggaggaggaggaggaggaggaactcccCCAAGAGCCATCAAGAAGGAAGACCAGCCCCTTGGATTCCATGATTCGGGTGGTTCGATCACTCATATCTAACATGAAAGTGATGCGATCCAGGAGGGCCTTCATCATCAACCTAGGTATTACCTTTTTGCTCACCAGCCACGTCAGTTTCTGCACGATGCTGCCATTTACGGTTCAAGCCGTCGGGCACTCTCTGCAAGACGCCTCTTACGCTGTTTCTGTCATGGGTGCCTGTAGCCTGACGGCTCGACTCGTGGTGAACCCTATGACAGATTGTGCCTGGTTCAACATGAGGATGTCGTACATGGCAAGCTATGCAGCCATAAGCTGCGTCATGCTAG TGTTTCCTTTCATGACAGAAATCATGTGGATAAATGTCGTCATGGGTTGTTACGGGTTTACTGTTGGGATGAATATCAGCCTGAACAATCTCGTCATAATTAAATTCATGGGACTAGAGAATCTGCCATCGGTTTTTGGAGCCTCGCAAGTTTTCACCGGCATAGGATTTCTCTGTGCAGGACCTGTCACAG GTATAATCCGTGACGTGACCCAGAGCTACGCCGTAGCAATTTGGATTTTATCCTTCTGTGTATTCTGCAGTTTCCTATTGTGGTTCCTGATGCCCGCAGCTATTGCCTACGACCAGAGGCAAGAAGCCGAACAGAACCAGATTTGCGCAGGAAAAAGTGCATAG
- the LOC135221012 gene encoding monocarboxylate transporter 9-like isoform X2 — protein sequence MAGGVGWCQQGPLLTFIAFFYILVGFGATTATIGWIISIHSFLWNMVGPFTMPLVTEFGWRRVASVGVLWMSISLVISAYTPSAEFLFFSFSVLNGAGCGLTATAAFNIVPQYFLRRRGIANGIITGGISIGQIFVPPFVRFLQEEYSSKGALLILAAGTLNGLVGICFFHPVAWHKKYTSEEPEVTEADGTDTKSTRDGSSASSRHRRFSSSSENPTRHVTSNAERSSMHASSVSLAAGVSLQSFPDFEKKEEEKKEEEEEEEEEEELPQEPSRRKTSPLDSMIRVVRSLISNMKVMRSRRAFIINLGITFLLTSHVSFCTMLPFTVQAVGHSLQDASYAVSVMGACSLTARLVVNPMTDCAWFNMRMSYMASYAAISCVMLVFPFMTEIMWINVVMGCYGFTVGMNISLNNLVIIKFMGLENLPSVFGASQVFTGIGFLCAGPVTGIIRDVTQSYAVAIWILSFCVFCSFLLWFLMPAAIAYDQRQEAEQNQICAGKSA from the exons ATGGCGGGTGGGGTTGGCTGGTGTCAGCAGGGGCCTTTATTAACATT CATAGCCTTCTTCTACATCCTGGTGGGATTCGGAGCAACAACCGCAACCATAGGATGGATCATCAGCATCCACTCGTTCTTGTGGAACATGGTTGGGCCTTTCACCATGCCCCTCGTGACGGAGTTCGGCTGGAGAAGAGTGGCTAGCGTGGGGGTTCTGTGGATGTCCATCTCCTTGGTCATTTCCGCCTATACGCCCTCCGCTGagtttctcttcttctccttttccgtCTTAAATG GAGCAGGTTGTGGTTTAACGGCTACAGCAGCTTTCAACATCGTTCCTCAATATTTCCTTCGACGTCGAGGAATAGCAAATGGTATCATTACGGGCGGAATATCCATTGGGCAAATATTTGTCCCACCTTTCGTGCGATTTCTCCAGGAAGAATACAGCAGTAAGGGAGCGTTACTTATTCTTGCAGCTGGGACGCTTAACGGTCTTGTTGGGATTTGTTTCTTTCATCCTGTGGCTTGGCACAAAAAATACACTTCCGAAGAACCGGAAGTCACAGAGGCCGATGGAACCGACACGAAATCCACGAGAGACGGATCAAGCGCTTCATCACGCCACAGAAGATTTTCATCATCGTCCGAAAACCCCACGAGACACGTTACCTCAAATGCAGAGCGATCTTCTATGCACGCTTCCTCTGTAAGCTTAGCCGCAGGCGTTTCACTACAGTCTTTCCCAGATTtcgaaaaaaaggaggaggagaagaaggaggaggaggaggaggaggaggaggaggaggaactcccCCAAGAGCCATCAAGAAGGAAGACCAGCCCCTTGGATTCCATGATTCGGGTGGTTCGATCACTCATATCTAACATGAAAGTGATGCGATCCAGGAGGGCCTTCATCATCAACCTAGGTATTACCTTTTTGCTCACCAGCCACGTCAGTTTCTGCACGATGCTGCCATTTACGGTTCAAGCCGTCGGGCACTCTCTGCAAGACGCCTCTTACGCTGTTTCTGTCATGGGTGCCTGTAGCCTGACGGCTCGACTCGTGGTGAACCCTATGACAGATTGTGCCTGGTTCAACATGAGGATGTCGTACATGGCAAGCTATGCAGCCATAAGCTGCGTCATGCTAG TGTTTCCTTTCATGACAGAAATCATGTGGATAAATGTCGTCATGGGTTGTTACGGGTTTACTGTTGGGATGAATATCAGCCTGAACAATCTCGTCATAATTAAATTCATGGGACTAGAGAATCTGCCATCGGTTTTTGGAGCCTCGCAAGTTTTCACCGGCATAGGATTTCTCTGTGCAGGACCTGTCACAG GTATAATCCGTGACGTGACCCAGAGCTACGCCGTAGCAATTTGGATTTTATCCTTCTGTGTATTCTGCAGTTTCCTATTGTGGTTCCTGATGCCCGCAGCTATTGCCTACGACCAGAGGCAAGAAGCCGAACAGAACCAGATTTGCGCAGGAAAAAGTGCATAG